A part of Halobacterium jilantaiense genomic DNA contains:
- a CDS encoding DUF7535 family protein, whose product MPDPAPVTTAVCLLSWATIVTDYLFNTKVFSVGHRLRNAEYTFNIYCMVGKTHMQRSVSNLRTDVSNTQMTAAGRLIFAALLVLIVPLLPFLGLLWIGDKITAS is encoded by the coding sequence ATGCCTGATCCCGCGCCGGTGACGACTGCGGTGTGCTTGTTGAGTTGGGCTACCATCGTTACTGACTATTTATTCAATACTAAAGTATTCTCCGTTGGCCACCGTCTTCGAAATGCTGAATATACATTCAATATATACTGTATGGTGGGCAAAACACATATGCAACGGTCCGTATCCAACCTCCGAACAGATGTCTCGAACACACAGATGACAGCCGCTGGACGACTCATATTCGCCGCCCTCCTCGTACTGATAGTCCCCCTGCTGCCATTCCTCGGCCTGCTTTGGATTGGCGATAAAATAACGGCTTCCTGA
- a CDS encoding glucose 1-dehydrogenase, with amino-acid sequence MVAQLNKHTAVVTGAGSGIGRATAQELAADGANVVVADVDAEGGRETVRQIESADGDAIYVEVDVTKEADVEAMVETAVDTYGSLDIAHNNAGIEGTNAPLSEQSIEDWHQVLEVNLTGVWLCMKHELPALTNGDGGTIVNTASIAGLAADGSEPYTASKHGVVGLTKAAAVRHAEDGVRVNAVCPGVVRTPMVERTIEEHPDAVDAMTEDQPLGRMAEPEEIAKTVAWLASDESSFVNGHALPVEGGKLA; translated from the coding sequence ATGGTAGCCCAACTCAACAAGCACACCGCAGTCGTCACCGGCGCGGGATCAGGCATCGGTCGCGCAACCGCACAGGAACTCGCAGCTGACGGCGCAAATGTCGTCGTCGCCGACGTCGACGCAGAAGGCGGTCGAGAGACCGTCCGTCAAATCGAATCCGCTGATGGCGACGCGATTTACGTCGAGGTCGACGTCACCAAGGAAGCAGACGTCGAGGCGATGGTCGAAACTGCAGTTGACACCTACGGCAGCCTCGACATCGCGCACAACAACGCCGGCATTGAGGGGACTAACGCTCCTCTCTCCGAGCAATCAATCGAAGACTGGCACCAGGTGCTCGAAGTGAACCTGACCGGTGTCTGGCTGTGCATGAAACACGAACTCCCCGCGCTCACTAACGGCGATGGGGGAACAATCGTGAACACGGCTTCGATCGCTGGCCTCGCAGCTGACGGAAGTGAACCATATACGGCCAGCAAGCACGGGGTGGTCGGTCTTACGAAAGCTGCCGCAGTCCGTCACGCCGAGGATGGAGTTCGCGTGAACGCGGTCTGTCCGGGCGTCGTCCGGACACCGATGGTCGAACGAACGATCGAAGAACATCCGGACGCCGTCGATGCGATGACCGAAGACCAGCCACTCGGCCGAATGGCTGAACCCGAAGAAATCGCCAAAACTGTCGCTTGGTTGGCTTCCGACGAGTCGTCGTTCGTCAACGGCCACGCCCTTCCGGTCGAAGGCGGAAAACTCGCCTAA
- a CDS encoding SDR family NAD(P)-dependent oxidoreductase, producing MTYDFENTVALVTGAGSGIGRATAKRFAADGATVVVADIDTKAGQETANQIEEDKDGEATFMEVDTSRSESVSALVGATLNKHGRLDYAVNNAAIGNTPAQVPEIDEDEWNRVLDVNQTGVWVGMKYELPAMYDSGGGAIVNVSSKAGIRGSPGRAPYAASKHGVVGLTRTAALETAARDVRVNAVCPTIVETTALESMSESERSSIIDEVPMKRAASPDEVASAIVWLCSDEASYITGHSLPVDGGETQK from the coding sequence TTGACGTACGACTTCGAGAACACGGTCGCACTCGTTACTGGCGCAGGCTCCGGAATCGGTCGCGCAACCGCAAAGCGCTTCGCTGCCGACGGCGCGACCGTCGTCGTCGCGGATATCGATACGAAGGCCGGGCAAGAGACTGCCAACCAAATCGAAGAAGACAAAGACGGAGAGGCGACCTTCATGGAGGTCGACACCAGCCGCAGTGAATCCGTTTCCGCTCTTGTTGGTGCTACGCTAAACAAACACGGTCGACTCGACTACGCAGTCAACAACGCCGCAATCGGAAACACCCCAGCACAAGTCCCAGAAATCGACGAAGACGAATGGAACCGCGTACTCGACGTCAATCAGACTGGCGTCTGGGTCGGCATGAAATACGAACTCCCCGCGATGTACGACTCCGGTGGCGGTGCCATCGTTAACGTATCATCGAAGGCTGGTATCCGTGGAAGCCCTGGTCGAGCCCCGTATGCAGCGAGCAAACACGGCGTCGTTGGCCTGACACGGACGGCAGCCCTAGAGACTGCAGCGAGGGACGTTCGCGTCAATGCGGTCTGTCCGACAATCGTAGAAACGACGGCACTGGAGTCGATGTCTGAGTCAGAACGCAGTTCAATTATCGACGAAGTTCCGATGAAGCGGGCCGCGTCACCAGATGAGGTGGCCAGCGCGATCGTCTGGCTGTGTTCTGACGAAGCGTCGTACATCACCGGCCACTCACTCCCAGTCGACGGTGGCGAAACGCAAAAGTGA